In one Arthrobacter jinronghuae genomic region, the following are encoded:
- a CDS encoding peptidoglycan D,D-transpeptidase FtsI family protein, producing the protein MAQKSGPDNHRVAIVTGRLRTGLILALALLLALGLRLFHVQALDPDGMAQSAVDNRLVTVTVPALRGSILDSNGNYLARSVERFDIVVDQRLSQDIGEKFKRRDAEGKLQDVTFDQAFEELGAILGQDPETLRSALLGEKGFNFVAKTVTPEIKEKVLAVKFPGIYADRTTLRTYPSGSVAGSIVGFLGTEGAQEGLELTQDEILAGEAGSKTYEIGGDGIRIPYATNEDEPVHDGESIKLSIDQDLQWFAQQTIAAQVDEYDAEWGNIVVMEADTARVIALAESTTVDPNNPGATPAESRKARSVTDFFEPGSTTKVITMAAAIEEGITTPETRLEIEPTYTVDGQTFKDAVPHGTVKMTVAGVLAKSMNTGTVMVGQQLTPQQRYDWLRKFGIGQPLNVGLNGETAGLLPEPDAWDGRQQYTVLFGQGLTQTALHTASVFQTIANDGVRVQPSIIDSVIKEDGTEQPIEKEPGTRVVSEETAVQVQHMMETVTKDGSGKTGELKQYRVGSKTGTAEAPGPNGGYSGSTLSYAGIAPMDDPKYVVVVTLQRPQGDLYYIIPGQSFQKVMEQTLVSNNVPPSTGEPETYPIEY; encoded by the coding sequence GTGGCACAAAAATCCGGCCCGGACAACCACAGGGTGGCCATCGTAACCGGACGCCTGCGCACCGGACTGATCCTGGCCCTGGCACTACTGCTCGCGCTCGGACTTCGGCTGTTCCACGTCCAGGCACTGGACCCCGACGGCATGGCGCAGAGCGCCGTGGATAACCGGCTCGTGACGGTAACCGTACCGGCGCTGCGCGGCAGCATCCTTGACTCCAACGGCAATTACCTGGCCCGAAGCGTTGAGCGGTTCGACATTGTCGTGGACCAGCGCCTTTCGCAGGACATCGGCGAGAAATTCAAGCGCCGTGACGCCGAGGGGAAACTCCAGGACGTTACCTTCGACCAGGCGTTTGAGGAACTTGGCGCCATCCTCGGGCAGGACCCGGAAACCCTGCGCTCAGCACTGCTGGGGGAGAAGGGCTTCAACTTCGTTGCCAAAACCGTCACCCCGGAAATCAAGGAAAAGGTCCTCGCCGTAAAGTTCCCGGGGATCTACGCGGACCGGACGACGCTGCGGACCTACCCCTCCGGATCGGTAGCCGGGTCCATTGTGGGCTTCCTCGGCACCGAAGGCGCGCAGGAAGGCCTTGAGCTGACCCAGGACGAAATCCTGGCCGGCGAGGCCGGCAGCAAGACCTACGAAATCGGCGGCGACGGTATCCGCATCCCCTACGCCACCAATGAGGATGAACCCGTCCACGACGGGGAATCGATAAAGCTGAGCATCGACCAGGACCTGCAGTGGTTTGCCCAGCAGACCATTGCCGCACAGGTGGATGAGTACGACGCCGAGTGGGGCAACATCGTGGTTATGGAGGCCGATACCGCCCGGGTGATCGCGCTGGCGGAATCCACCACGGTAGACCCCAACAACCCCGGCGCAACCCCGGCGGAGTCGCGGAAGGCACGTTCCGTCACGGACTTCTTCGAGCCCGGCTCCACCACCAAGGTCATCACCATGGCGGCCGCCATCGAAGAAGGCATCACCACCCCCGAAACGCGGCTGGAGATCGAACCCACCTACACCGTCGACGGCCAGACCTTCAAGGACGCCGTCCCGCACGGGACCGTCAAGATGACCGTAGCGGGTGTGCTGGCCAAGTCCATGAACACCGGAACGGTAATGGTCGGTCAGCAGCTCACGCCGCAGCAGCGGTACGACTGGCTGCGGAAGTTCGGGATCGGCCAACCGCTGAACGTTGGACTCAACGGCGAAACCGCAGGTCTGCTGCCGGAACCCGATGCCTGGGACGGACGGCAGCAGTACACCGTGCTGTTCGGGCAGGGCCTGACGCAGACGGCGCTGCACACGGCAAGTGTCTTCCAGACCATTGCCAACGACGGCGTGCGCGTCCAGCCGAGCATCATCGACTCCGTCATCAAGGAAGACGGCACGGAGCAGCCCATCGAAAAGGAACCGGGTACGCGGGTTGTCTCCGAGGAGACCGCGGTTCAGGTCCAGCACATGATGGAAACGGTCACCAAAGACGGCTCCGGCAAGACCGGTGAGTTGAAGCAGTACCGGGTCGGTTCCAAGACGGGAACGGCTGAAGCCCCCGGGCCGAACGGCGGCTATTCAGGCTCAACCCTCTCTTATGCTGGTATTGCACCCATGGATGATCCGAAGTACGTGGTTGTGGTGACCCTCCAGCGGCCCCAGGGCGACCTCTACTACATCATTCCGGGCCAGTCCTTCCAGAAGGTCATGGAACAGACGCTTGTCAGCAACAACGTCCCGCCTTCCACCGGTGAACCCGAGACTTACCCCATTGAGTACTAA
- a CDS encoding UDP-N-acetylmuramoyl-L-alanyl-D-glutamate--2,6-diaminopimelate ligase yields the protein MSTNSWSIEVPISENPPAGSGLRPGAVEPVTVRAAVQALPAQLRDVAPAAGTAEAAWDTELSGLTINSREVLPGDLYVGIAGARHHGARFAGAAEAAGASAVLTDEAGLAHLADLHIPVFVAGDVRRLVGPLAAAVFNSVPADGPRPTLFGITGTNGKTTTSYFVNSLLQSLGRTTGLIGTIEILAGGEAIPSVLTTPESPQVHGLLALMRERGLDAATMEVSSHAITYRRVDGVRFDVAGFTNLTQDHLDLHGSMEEYFAAKAALFQPDRARRAVVTVDDEWGVKMAARAGVPVLTLATDGTGRDADWSVTDIAPRGLGHSFSIRGPVGEQLRVSTALPGTFNISNAALATVMVLASGVPAETVQAALDAHDPFTVEVPGRMQLIGEEPAAIVDFAHNPDALTRTLASVRRPGGDSRVIIVFGATGERDQTKRPLMGAIAARLADVVVVTDDDPHGEDAAAIRADVLRGAEGARTEEDLPCVLEEVAPRAVAIDRAVELARPQDTVLVAGRGHEVWQEVMGENLALDDRVELRRALTRYGFSALSSDGVES from the coding sequence TTGAGTACTAATTCCTGGAGCATTGAAGTGCCGATAAGTGAAAATCCTCCCGCCGGATCCGGTCTCCGTCCCGGTGCCGTCGAGCCGGTAACCGTCCGCGCCGCCGTGCAGGCACTGCCTGCGCAGCTGCGGGACGTTGCCCCTGCCGCAGGAACGGCGGAAGCAGCCTGGGATACGGAGCTCTCGGGACTCACGATCAATTCCCGTGAGGTGCTCCCCGGCGACCTCTATGTGGGCATTGCCGGTGCCCGCCACCACGGCGCCCGCTTCGCAGGCGCAGCGGAAGCGGCCGGAGCGTCGGCGGTCCTGACGGACGAGGCGGGGCTGGCCCATCTGGCCGACCTGCACATTCCGGTCTTCGTTGCCGGTGATGTCCGCCGGCTGGTGGGGCCGCTGGCCGCCGCCGTCTTCAACAGCGTTCCTGCGGACGGCCCCCGCCCCACCCTGTTCGGCATCACGGGCACCAACGGTAAAACCACCACCTCCTACTTCGTGAACTCGCTCCTGCAGTCGCTCGGACGCACCACCGGGCTGATCGGCACCATCGAGATCCTCGCCGGCGGGGAAGCCATTCCGAGCGTCCTGACCACGCCCGAATCACCGCAGGTGCACGGGCTGCTGGCCTTGATGCGCGAGCGGGGCCTGGACGCCGCCACCATGGAGGTCTCCTCCCACGCGATCACCTACCGCCGCGTTGACGGTGTCCGCTTCGACGTCGCCGGGTTCACCAACCTGACCCAGGACCACCTGGACCTGCACGGGTCCATGGAGGAATACTTCGCTGCCAAGGCAGCACTGTTCCAGCCGGACCGGGCCCGCCGGGCCGTCGTCACGGTAGATGACGAATGGGGAGTCAAAATGGCAGCCCGGGCGGGGGTGCCCGTCCTGACGCTTGCGACTGACGGCACAGGCCGCGACGCCGATTGGTCCGTTACGGACATTGCGCCCCGCGGGCTCGGACACTCCTTCAGTATCCGCGGACCGGTTGGGGAGCAGCTGCGGGTCTCCACCGCCCTGCCCGGAACTTTCAACATCTCCAACGCCGCGCTGGCCACAGTGATGGTGCTGGCCTCCGGCGTTCCCGCAGAAACCGTGCAGGCGGCCCTGGACGCCCATGATCCGTTCACCGTTGAGGTGCCCGGACGGATGCAGCTGATCGGAGAAGAGCCGGCAGCCATCGTTGACTTTGCCCACAACCCCGATGCCCTGACCCGCACCCTTGCCTCCGTGCGGCGTCCCGGCGGCGACTCGAGGGTGATCATCGTCTTCGGGGCCACCGGCGAGCGGGACCAGACCAAGCGTCCGCTGATGGGAGCCATCGCGGCCCGGCTTGCCGACGTCGTCGTCGTCACCGACGATGACCCGCACGGCGAAGACGCCGCCGCTATCCGCGCGGACGTCCTGCGCGGTGCCGAGGGTGCACGGACCGAGGAAGACCTGCCGTGCGTCCTTGAAGAAGTCGCGCCCCGTGCCGTTGCCATCGACCGTGCCGTTGAACTGGCCCGTCCGCAGGACACCGTGCTGGTGGCCGGCCGCGGCCACGAAGTGTGGCAGGAAGTCATGGGGGAGAACCTTGCCCTGGATGACCGGGTGGAACTGCGCCGGGCTTTGACAAGATACGGATTCAGTGCCCTTTCGAGCGACGGGGTAGAGTCCTAA